DNA from Leishmania donovani BPK282A1 complete genome, chromosome 34:
CATGTCGACCTCgctgtgcgcggcgcggttgcttggctgccgcggccacaCGGAGGGGGCGGTGCAAGACGGGATGAGCGTCGGAGGGTGGGGCCAGGCTTGTCAAGGAGTGTGGCAGGTAGTGCCCTCCGTCCTCTCCGCTTGGATGCCTTCAGCGGTGCTTCCGTCgcgccctcgctgccgctgcggcgcttctcgCGTCCGCCGGCCGCCTCTCCGTACGTGCGTGCCTTGCGTGCATGCCGAGAAGTGGCCCATGTGCTCccgctgtgcgcgcctcgcagcgccacgtgCCCATGTCCTCTACACTCTCCCCCGCTTTCACTCCTGCCCACACCCCACNNNNNNNNNNNNNNNNNNNNNNNNNNNNNNNNNNNNNNNNNNNNNNNNNNNNNNNNNNNNNNNNNNNNNNNNNNNNNNNNNNNNNNNNNNNNNNNNNNNGCCACTCTTCCCCgcatttctctctctgtctctccctctctcctcccccgctTTCACTCCTGCCCACACCCCacatccctcctcctctaacggcacacacacacacacacacacacacatgagcgacaccgtgtgcgtgcacgtgtaaCAACAACAGACATAGCCTTGCCAAGCCCTGACTCACTTccgctctcgccctcttctccctctgcccaccacccgcctcgcTCCTCGTCAGCTGTGCTGCGCAGTGTCGACCGCCTTATCGCTCTTTCTCCCGTTCACATCCGTGTTGCCCTTGTCNNNNNNNNNNNNNNNNNNNNNNNNNNNNNNNNNNNNNNNNNNNNNNNNNNNNNNNNNNNNNNNNNNNNNNNNNNNNNNNNNNNNNNNNNNNNNNNNNNNcacacacacacacacacacacacatgagcgacaccgtgtgcgtgcacgtgtaaCAACAACAGACATAGCCTTGCCAAGCCCTGACTCACTTccgctctcgccctcttctcccctctgcccaccacccgcctcgcTCCTCGTCAGCTGTGCTGCGCAGTGTCGACCGCCTTATCGCTCTTTCTCCCGTTCACATCCGTGTTGCCCTTGTCAGCTGTCACTGTTGCAGATTTACCGAAGATGCAGCGCAGAAGCAGCTCTATTATTTACGTCATCCTCCAGTTCATCGCGTTCTTTTTCGTGCTGGTGGGTACGCCGATCGACATGTTCCGGGATGACACCGAGGGCATGTACGGCAACACTCCCTGTATCACCTTATGGGGGTTTCAGTTCGACTGCTATAGCGTTTCGTACGATAACAGGTCGGACCATTTCTGGGGAGGgtgccacggccgccgcgaccgctTCCGCGCTGCTCAGGCGTTTGCCATCCTCTCTGTTGTGGTGTACGGCACGGCGTTCGTCCTGGGCTTATTCGCAGTGTGCTGGTGTCCTTTCTTCCGCTGGGTGTGCCTGATTCTCAACATCGTTGGTATCTTGACGTTGTGCATCGTCTGGGCGTCCATGGTGGTGACCTACTACAAGGATGAGGGTGAATCGTGCCCGAGAGTgggtttttttttcgcctaTGGAGTCGGCTTCGCTCTCTTCTTGGTGGCCTGGTGCCTGGATATCATCAACATCTTCTTATTGATGATCCGGTGCGAGGATCAGAAGTTTGGCGAGAGTGGGAATC
Protein-coding regions in this window:
- a CDS encoding amastin-like surface protein, putative: MFRDDTEGMYGNTPCITLWGFQFDCYSVSYDNRSDHFWGGCHGRRDRFRAAQAFAILSVVVYGTAFVLGLFAVCWCPFFRWVCLILNIVGILTLCIVWASMVVTYYKDEGESCPRVGFFFAYGVGFALFLVAWCLDIINIFLLMIRCEDQKFGESGNPEPSTRHGEEEMK